A stretch of Pseudolysobacter antarcticus DNA encodes these proteins:
- a CDS encoding SDR family NAD(P)-dependent oxidoreductase translates to MIPRASNEASAAALLDEYVASLMPLRQRVALISGANRGIGFETAKQLGSQGMTVLLGARDLAAGEKAARELRRSGAEVLAVQLDVTSQAQVDALKSKIDSEYRRLDVLVNNAGGFYDPASRASTMDIDIARDVLDTNLMGAWRLSEMAVPLMRRHGYGRIVNVSSGCGSMACEGPESPAYRVSKAALNALTRAFAAELIGSGILVNAVCPGWVATRLGGRGGRAVSEGAAGIVWAASIDEPAPTGQFFRDGQSIAW, encoded by the coding sequence ATGATTCCGCGTGCCTCGAATGAAGCTTCTGCCGCCGCGTTACTCGACGAATACGTCGCGAGCCTGATGCCGCTGCGCCAGCGCGTGGCGCTGATCAGCGGCGCGAATCGCGGCATCGGTTTCGAAACCGCGAAACAGCTCGGCTCGCAAGGCATGACCGTGTTGCTCGGTGCGCGCGATCTTGCGGCCGGCGAAAAAGCGGCGCGCGAATTGCGCCGCAGCGGCGCCGAAGTTCTGGCGGTGCAACTCGATGTCACGTCGCAAGCGCAGGTCGATGCGCTGAAGTCAAAAATCGATAGCGAATACCGCCGCCTCGATGTACTCGTCAACAACGCCGGCGGTTTTTACGATCCGGCCAGTCGTGCATCGACGATGGACATCGACATCGCGCGCGACGTGCTCGACACCAACCTGATGGGCGCGTGGCGGCTCAGTGAAATGGCCGTGCCGCTAATGCGCCGGCATGGTTACGGCCGCATCGTCAACGTCTCCAGCGGCTGCGGATCGATGGCGTGCGAGGGGCCGGAAAGTCCTGCGTATCGCGTCTCAAAAGCGGCGTTGAATGCACTCACACGCGCCTTCGCCGCCGAGTTGATCGGTAGCGGAATTCTGGTCAACGCGGTCTGCCCCGGCTGGGTGGCGACACGTCTCGGCGGACGTGGCGGACGCGCTGTGAGCGAAGGTGCGGCGGGTATTGTCTGGGCCGCGTCGATCGACGAACCCGCGCCAACCGGACAATTTTTTCGCGATGGCCAATCGATCGCGTGGTAA
- a CDS encoding lipocalin family protein yields the protein MKLRHYLAVLALLAVLLLVSCITQGNRDVPQLTSTAKIDLQRYMGAWYVIANVPYFAENGKVATRDVYTLNEQGEVETTYVYRKAFGEPEKTAGSLGIVQPNSENRYWVIRFFWLFRADYLILETAQDYSWALIGQPSRKLGWVFSRDAAMDDKKYAELLEKFRGYGYESDRFKRVPQFAEQVGKPGFQ from the coding sequence ATGAAGCTGCGCCATTATCTTGCCGTCCTCGCACTGCTTGCGGTGTTGCTACTCGTATCCTGCATCACTCAAGGAAATCGCGACGTGCCGCAACTCACTTCCACCGCAAAAATCGATCTGCAACGCTACATGGGCGCGTGGTACGTGATCGCGAACGTGCCGTATTTCGCCGAGAACGGCAAGGTCGCCACGCGTGATGTCTACACCCTCAACGAGCAAGGCGAAGTCGAGACTACTTACGTATACCGCAAGGCATTTGGTGAGCCGGAAAAGACTGCCGGTTCGCTCGGTATCGTGCAGCCGAACAGTGAGAACCGCTATTGGGTGATTCGCTTTTTCTGGCTGTTTCGCGCCGACTATCTGATTCTCGAAACCGCGCAGGATTATTCGTGGGCCTTGATCGGCCAACCGAGCCGCAAGCTGGGCTGGGTGTTTTCGCGCGACGCCGCGATGGACGATAAAAAGTATGCCGAGCTGCTCGAAAAATTTCGTGGTTACGGTTACGAATCCGATCGCTTCAAACGCGTGCCACAGTTTGCGGAACAGGTGGGCAAGCCCGGGTTTCAGTAG
- a CDS encoding DUF3096 domain-containing protein, which produces MNIHLSLAPIISLIAGILILIVPRLLNFIVAIYLIIIGVVGLLGENGNIHF; this is translated from the coding sequence ATGAATATTCATCTGAGCCTCGCCCCGATCATCTCGCTAATCGCCGGCATCCTGATCCTGATCGTGCCGCGCTTGCTCAACTTCATCGTCGCGATTTATCTGATCATCATCGGTGTGGTCGGCTTGCTTGGCGAAAACGGCAATATTCATTTCTGA
- a CDS encoding c-type cytochrome, translated as MLVFAIDGFAQALDLHDRLAACAACHGEHGEGKRGAEYYPHLAGKPAGYLFDQLQGFRDGRRVYPQMVSLVQYLDDAYMRDIADYYAAQAPRLRAADNAAPSLSAVMQERAEQLVRHGDAAAGVPACSACHGTDLTGLEPGIPALVGLPADYIVAQLGGWQNGVRHSTAPDCMANIAGKLTSENIIAVAAWLSQQSFADARHPAAAGTFVPPLACGKLPFAQAAP; from the coding sequence ATGCTTGTTTTCGCGATCGATGGATTCGCGCAAGCGCTGGATCTGCATGATCGCCTCGCCGCGTGCGCCGCCTGTCACGGCGAGCACGGCGAAGGCAAACGCGGTGCCGAATATTATCCGCACCTCGCCGGCAAACCCGCGGGTTATCTGTTCGATCAATTGCAGGGTTTTCGCGACGGTCGGCGTGTTTATCCGCAGATGGTGTCGCTGGTGCAGTACCTCGACGATGCCTACATGCGCGATATCGCCGACTACTACGCGGCGCAGGCTCCGCGCCTGCGTGCTGCCGACAACGCCGCACCATCGTTGAGTGCGGTCATGCAGGAGCGCGCCGAACAACTGGTTCGACATGGCGATGCAGCGGCGGGCGTGCCTGCTTGCAGCGCATGCCACGGTACCGATCTCACCGGCCTGGAGCCGGGCATTCCGGCGTTGGTCGGCTTGCCGGCGGATTACATCGTCGCGCAACTCGGCGGTTGGCAGAATGGCGTGCGGCATTCGACCGCGCCGGATTGCATGGCGAATATCGCCGGCAAACTTACCTCGGAAAATATCATCGCCGTCGCGGCGTGGCTGTCGCAGCAATCCTTCGCTGATGCGCGCCACCCCGCTGCCGCAGGAACCTTCGTGCCGCCGCTCGCATGCGGCAAGTTGCCGTTTGCACAGGCTGCGCCATGA
- a CDS encoding c-type cytochrome, producing the protein MKLRRGIFLAAIAPLILVFVGIGAVLFLLQGGFAPMQIPRAAAAPISATVDVVEHGKYLSRIGNCGICHTTRGGAEFAGGRAFDTPYGTVYSTNLTPDQRTGLGDWSLEEFRHVLRNGVSRHGFLYPVFPYENFSKLVDADIDALFAYLRSVPSMHAPAQANALEFPESRRGAILLWRMFNYRPQNFVANPAQSAVWNRGRYLVDALGHCAFCHSTRGALASLPASGYLAGGVIPVQGWYAPALDDTSLTRFSIDELAEFLRAGTSTHGAAYGPMAEVVLNGLQYLTAEDAVATATYLKLIRVAKNPPAEIHKIEHDLGASAGDGLALYEKHCADCHGKDGRGKENIYPPLRDAVSVLASDPMNAVRLVLYGGVVPTTALNPRPYSMPPFAQQLSSTEVVAILNYIRQQWGKQAATLTPADIVRMQGIVLD; encoded by the coding sequence ATGAAGTTGCGTCGCGGTATTTTTCTGGCGGCAATCGCACCACTGATTTTGGTTTTTGTCGGGATCGGCGCTGTGCTGTTTTTGCTGCAGGGCGGTTTCGCACCGATGCAGATTCCACGCGCTGCCGCGGCGCCGATTTCGGCCACTGTCGATGTTGTGGAACATGGAAAATATCTGTCGCGTATCGGCAATTGCGGCATCTGCCACACCACGCGCGGTGGCGCAGAATTTGCCGGTGGTCGCGCGTTCGATACGCCTTATGGCACGGTCTACAGCACCAACCTGACGCCGGACCAACGCACCGGCCTCGGCGACTGGTCGCTCGAAGAATTCCGTCATGTGCTGCGCAACGGCGTCAGTCGGCATGGCTTTCTGTATCCGGTTTTTCCGTACGAAAATTTCTCGAAACTGGTCGATGCGGATATCGATGCGTTGTTCGCCTACCTGCGCAGTGTGCCGAGTATGCATGCACCGGCGCAGGCCAATGCGCTCGAATTTCCAGAGAGCCGCCGCGGCGCGATCCTGCTCTGGCGCATGTTCAATTATCGGCCACAGAATTTTGTCGCGAATCCCGCGCAATCGGCGGTATGGAATCGAGGTCGTTACCTCGTCGATGCGCTCGGACATTGCGCGTTCTGCCACAGCACGCGTGGCGCGCTCGCATCGTTACCGGCCAGCGGTTATCTCGCTGGCGGCGTGATTCCGGTGCAGGGCTGGTACGCGCCCGCACTGGACGATACGAGTCTCACGCGTTTTTCGATTGACGAACTCGCCGAGTTTTTACGCGCCGGAACGTCCACGCATGGCGCGGCCTACGGACCGATGGCCGAAGTCGTTTTGAATGGCCTGCAATATCTGACTGCAGAGGATGCAGTCGCGACCGCGACCTATCTCAAGTTGATTCGTGTTGCGAAAAATCCGCCGGCAGAAATCCACAAGATCGAACACGATCTCGGCGCAAGCGCGGGCGACGGTCTGGCGCTGTACGAAAAACATTGCGCCGATTGTCACGGCAAGGACGGCCGCGGCAAGGAGAATATCTACCCGCCGTTGCGCGATGCGGTGTCGGTGCTCGCGAGCGATCCGATGAACGCCGTGCGTTTGGTGTTGTATGGCGGTGTCGTGCCGACCACCGCACTCAATCCACGGCCGTATTCGATGCCGCCGTTCGCGCAGCAACTGAGCTCGACCGAGGTCGTCGCGATCTTGAATTACATACGCCAGCAATGGGGCAAGCAAGCCGCAACGTTGACACCCGCCGATATCGTGCGCATGCAGGGCATCGTGCTGGATTAA